A genomic segment from Agrobacterium vitis encodes:
- a CDS encoding formate dehydrogenase subunit delta, whose translation MSHDHIAEKLIRMANQIAQFFNTQPEHERVQGVATHINKFWEPRMRRQFFEMIDTGRDGFDPLVIEAAKLIKRPVDNSAEAFGMAGQGTV comes from the coding sequence ATGTCGCATGACCATATTGCTGAAAAACTGATCCGCATGGCAAACCAGATCGCCCAGTTCTTCAATACGCAGCCGGAGCATGAGCGGGTGCAGGGCGTGGCGACCCATATCAACAAGTTCTGGGAACCGCGCATGCGCCGTCAGTTCTTCGAGATGATTGATACCGGTCGAGATGGATTTGACCCGCTGGTGATCGAGGCGGCGAAACTGATCAAGCGTCCAGTGGACAATAGTGCCGAGGCCTTTGGCATGGCGGGGCAGGGGACAGTCTGA
- a CDS encoding methyl-accepting chemotaxis protein produces the protein MLGFGSDAENILSALAKSQAVIEFDLEGTIITTNDVFCRLMGYRPEELKGRKHALFCDPSYVSSAPYKAFWKKLADGQSETATFKRINKAGQEVWINGSYNPVCNSRGKPYKVVKIATDVTAAQLQTLEDRGKMAAISRAQAVIEFTKTGEILTANENFLKVLGYSLAEIQGKHHSMFCEPSYTASRDYKLFWEKLSNGEFIAEEFKRIGKGGKVTWIQASYNPIFDADGRVIKVVKFATDVTDRVRCVQEIGHALQALSDGDLTVTLERPFVSGLDQIRMDLNNAMEKLTTAMRTVAMNANAIAAGTNQIKSASDDLSRRTEQQAASVEETAAALEEVTQTVTDSAKRAAEAANLVARTKAQAEASSQVVRNAIDAMGQIENSSNEISNIIGVIDDIAFQTNLLALNAGVEAARAGEAGKGFAVVAQEVRELAQRSAKAAKEIKLLITTSTSQVETGVSLVGETGKALTTILAEVQEVNRNIGAIVEASREQATGLREINKAVNTMDQNTQQNAAMVEESSAASHGLAQQTENLRNLLEQFRFEKHSSARMSHDKYAA, from the coding sequence ATGCTGGGTTTCGGTTCAGATGCAGAAAACATTCTGTCGGCGCTTGCAAAATCGCAGGCCGTGATCGAGTTCGATCTCGAAGGCACGATTATCACCACCAACGACGTCTTCTGTCGTTTGATGGGGTATCGGCCCGAGGAACTCAAAGGGCGCAAGCATGCGCTGTTTTGTGACCCTTCCTATGTGTCCTCTGCGCCATACAAGGCATTCTGGAAAAAGCTTGCAGACGGACAATCGGAAACGGCTACCTTCAAGCGGATCAACAAGGCAGGTCAGGAAGTCTGGATCAACGGCTCCTATAATCCGGTCTGCAATTCCAGAGGCAAGCCTTACAAGGTGGTCAAGATCGCAACTGATGTCACCGCTGCCCAGTTGCAGACCCTGGAAGACCGCGGCAAAATGGCTGCGATTTCACGCGCTCAGGCAGTCATTGAATTTACCAAGACCGGAGAAATTCTTACTGCCAACGAAAACTTCCTGAAAGTGCTGGGATATAGCTTGGCCGAGATCCAGGGCAAGCATCATTCGATGTTCTGCGAACCTTCCTATACCGCGAGCCGCGACTACAAGCTGTTCTGGGAAAAACTCAGCAATGGCGAGTTCATCGCAGAAGAGTTCAAGCGCATCGGCAAAGGCGGCAAGGTGACATGGATTCAAGCCTCCTATAATCCGATCTTTGATGCCGACGGCAGGGTAATCAAAGTGGTGAAATTCGCCACTGATGTCACTGACCGGGTGCGGTGCGTACAGGAAATCGGGCACGCTTTGCAGGCTCTTTCGGATGGCGACCTGACGGTGACGCTGGAGCGGCCTTTTGTTTCCGGCCTCGACCAGATCCGGATGGACCTCAACAATGCCATGGAAAAACTGACAACCGCGATGCGAACCGTGGCCATGAACGCCAACGCAATCGCCGCTGGAACCAACCAGATCAAATCCGCCTCAGACGACCTTTCCCGCCGCACCGAGCAGCAGGCTGCCTCTGTCGAAGAAACCGCCGCAGCCCTTGAGGAAGTAACCCAGACGGTCACCGACAGCGCAAAGCGGGCAGCAGAAGCCGCCAATCTCGTTGCGCGCACCAAGGCCCAGGCTGAAGCCTCCAGCCAGGTGGTTCGCAACGCCATTGACGCCATGGGCCAGATTGAAAACTCCTCCAATGAGATTTCAAACATCATTGGCGTGATTGACGATATCGCCTTCCAGACCAACCTTCTGGCGCTGAATGCCGGAGTTGAAGCCGCCCGCGCGGGCGAGGCAGGCAAAGGCTTTGCCGTCGTTGCCCAGGAAGTACGCGAACTGGCACAACGCTCTGCCAAGGCCGCCAAGGAAATCAAGCTGCTGATTACCACGTCGACCAGCCAGGTCGAAACCGGCGTGTCGCTGGTGGGTGAAACCGGCAAGGCGCTGACGACGATCCTGGCGGAAGTTCAGGAGGTCAACCGCAATATCGGCGCCATTGTCGAAGCGTCTCGGGAACAGGCAACCGGTCTTAGAGAAATCAACAAGGCCGTCAACACCATGGACCAGAATACCCAGCAAAATGCCGCCATGGTGGAAGAGAGCTCGGCGGCCAGCCATGGCCTTGCCCAACAAACCGAAAACCTGCGCAACCTGCTCGAACAATTTAGATTTGAGAAACACTCTTCCGCTAGGATGAGCCATGACAAATATGCGGCGTAG
- a CDS encoding chemotaxis protein CheW, with product MATPITPTSFGGENLEIIAFRLHDQEFCVKTTTIREIRGWAPSTPIPHAPADVIGVMNLRGSVIPIIDLAYKLGMKSTVANERSAIVVAEVHNMVIGMLVDRVSDILTIPSSQVQPVPEVSASFDKTFSEGIIANENGMICFLNLSKMFKGSELEDLAA from the coding sequence ATGGCAACACCTATTACCCCTACCAGCTTCGGCGGTGAAAACCTCGAAATCATCGCGTTTCGCCTGCATGATCAGGAGTTCTGCGTCAAGACCACCACAATCCGCGAAATCCGCGGCTGGGCACCTTCCACGCCCATTCCGCATGCACCGGCCGATGTGATCGGCGTGATGAACCTGCGCGGTTCGGTCATTCCGATCATCGATCTTGCCTACAAGCTCGGCATGAAGAGCACGGTTGCCAATGAGCGCTCCGCCATTGTCGTCGCCGAAGTGCACAATATGGTCATCGGCATGCTGGTGGACCGGGTATCCGACATCCTGACCATTCCTTCCAGCCAGGTTCAGCCGGTTCCTGAGGTTTCGGCTTCTTTCGACAAGACATTTTCCGAAGGCATCATCGCCAATGAAAACGGAATGATCTGCTTCCTGAACCTTTCCAAAATGTTCAAGGGCAGCGAGCTGGAAGACCTGGCCGCCTGA
- a CDS encoding OFA family MFS transporter, with protein MAVTNAPGTALSSSAGLLDRERIIAKPGFNRWLVPPAALAIHLCIGMAYGFSVFWLPLSKALGTTVPATCAGLSLVGALFTTECNWRVADLGWIYTLFFVLLGCSAALWGGWLERVGPRRAGFVSACCWCGGILVAALGVFTHQLWLMWIGAGVIGGIGLGLGYISPVSTLIKWFPDRRGMATGMAIMGFGGGAMIGAPLANLLMGVFRSDAGPGVWQTFVVMAAIYFVFMMGGAFGYRIPPAGWRPEGWTPPVAKSSMITHRHVHLRDAHKTPQFWLIWAVLCLNVSAGIGVIGMASPMLQEIFAGSLIGLPDLTFSQLDTAQKAQIAAIAAGFTGLLSLFNIGGRFFWASMSDKIGRKNTYYCFFLLGILLYALAPTLAGLGSKALFVLAFGVILSMYGGGFATIPAYLADIFGTQFVGAIHGRLLTAWATAGIVGPVVVNYIREAQIAAGVSPGPALYTGTMYILAGMLALGLVANALIRPLPEKWFMSDDEVAALQAKTAAASAGPTGSFGIGKGGFDAKAALAWAVVGIPLLWGVWVTLRSTLVLFG; from the coding sequence ATGGCAGTTACGAATGCGCCGGGGACAGCGCTGTCATCATCTGCCGGTTTGCTTGATCGGGAACGGATCATTGCAAAACCGGGTTTTAATCGTTGGCTGGTGCCGCCAGCAGCGCTTGCCATTCATCTTTGCATCGGCATGGCCTATGGCTTTAGCGTCTTCTGGCTGCCGCTTAGCAAGGCATTGGGTACCACGGTGCCAGCAACCTGCGCAGGCTTGTCGCTTGTCGGCGCGCTGTTCACCACCGAGTGCAATTGGCGGGTTGCCGACCTCGGCTGGATCTACACATTGTTCTTCGTCCTGCTCGGCTGTTCCGCAGCGCTTTGGGGTGGGTGGCTGGAGCGGGTCGGCCCGCGCCGTGCCGGGTTTGTTTCGGCCTGCTGCTGGTGCGGCGGCATTCTGGTCGCGGCGCTGGGCGTTTTCACCCATCAACTCTGGCTGATGTGGATCGGTGCGGGTGTGATCGGCGGTATCGGGCTTGGCCTCGGCTATATTTCTCCGGTGTCTACGCTGATCAAATGGTTTCCCGACCGGCGGGGCATGGCGACCGGCATGGCAATCATGGGCTTTGGCGGCGGGGCGATGATCGGTGCGCCGCTTGCCAACCTGCTGATGGGTGTGTTCCGTTCCGATGCCGGGCCGGGCGTCTGGCAGACGTTCGTAGTCATGGCTGCCATCTATTTCGTCTTCATGATGGGCGGCGCTTTCGGTTACCGCATTCCCCCGGCTGGCTGGCGTCCAGAAGGTTGGACCCCGCCTGTTGCCAAGAGCAGCATGATTACCCATCGCCACGTGCATCTGCGTGATGCTCACAAGACCCCGCAATTCTGGCTGATCTGGGCTGTGCTCTGCCTGAATGTTTCGGCGGGTATCGGAGTGATCGGCATGGCCTCGCCCATGCTGCAGGAAATTTTCGCCGGCTCGCTGATCGGTCTGCCGGACCTGACATTCTCGCAACTGGATACCGCGCAAAAGGCACAGATTGCCGCCATCGCTGCCGGATTTACCGGATTGTTGTCGCTGTTCAACATTGGCGGACGGTTTTTCTGGGCGTCGATGTCGGACAAGATCGGGCGCAAGAACACCTATTACTGTTTTTTCCTGCTCGGCATCCTGCTGTATGCGCTGGCACCGACCTTGGCGGGTCTGGGCTCCAAGGCGCTGTTCGTTCTGGCTTTCGGCGTCATTCTGTCGATGTATGGCGGCGGCTTTGCCACCATTCCGGCCTATCTCGCCGATATTTTCGGAACGCAATTCGTGGGCGCCATTCATGGCCGGTTGCTGACCGCCTGGGCAACGGCGGGCATTGTCGGTCCTGTCGTGGTCAACTATATCCGCGAAGCCCAGATTGCTGCCGGGGTTTCCCCCGGTCCCGCACTTTACACCGGCACGATGTATATCCTGGCAGGGATGTTGGCGCTTGGTCTGGTCGCCAATGCCCTGATCCGTCCATTGCCGGAGAAATGGTTCATGTCGGATGACGAGGTTGCCGCCCTTCAGGCCAAGACTGCTGCCGCCAGTGCTGGCCCGACCGGCTCCTTCGGCATTGGCAAAGGCGGTTTCGACGCCAAGGCGGCGCTCGCCTGGGCCGTTGTCGGCATTCCCTTGCTCTGGGGCGTCTGGGTCACTCTGCGCAGCACGCTGGTGCTGTTTGGCTGA
- the fdhD gene encoding formate dehydrogenase accessory sulfurtransferase FdhD: MKTTCLVPQLQYRQGMTTQAHRIVPEEVPVAFSYGGSTHAVMMATPADLEDFALGFSLAEGIITRLDEVLAIEPVEAASGIDVQVTLVDTTAEALTTRRRRMAGPVGCGLCGIESIEQASRDVPKVTGGLTLTPADIREAVDALSRAQALNRQTHAVHGAGFFIPGEGLLAIREDVGRHNALDKLVGAVLKAGRRGEDGVVVVTSRLSVEMVQKAAMLGAPILLAISAPTALAIRTAQAAGMTLIGIARGDDFEVFTHPDRIVSGVSADVA; encoded by the coding sequence ATGAAAACCACCTGCCTCGTGCCACAGTTGCAGTATCGCCAGGGAATGACCACGCAGGCCCACCGGATCGTGCCGGAGGAAGTGCCGGTGGCCTTTTCCTATGGCGGTTCCACCCATGCGGTGATGATGGCGACACCCGCCGATCTCGAGGATTTTGCGCTGGGCTTTTCGCTGGCCGAGGGCATTATTACCCGTCTGGATGAGGTTCTGGCCATCGAACCGGTCGAGGCGGCAAGTGGCATCGATGTGCAGGTGACTTTGGTTGATACAACAGCGGAAGCTCTGACGACCCGTCGCCGTCGCATGGCGGGGCCGGTCGGCTGCGGCCTCTGTGGGATTGAGTCGATCGAACAGGCCAGCCGGGATGTGCCTAAAGTAACCGGGGGATTGACGCTGACACCGGCGGATATCCGTGAGGCTGTCGATGCGCTCAGCCGGGCGCAGGCGCTCAACCGGCAAACCCATGCGGTGCATGGTGCCGGTTTCTTCATTCCCGGCGAAGGCCTGTTGGCGATCCGGGAAGATGTGGGGCGTCACAATGCTCTTGATAAATTGGTCGGTGCTGTCTTGAAGGCCGGACGCCGGGGCGAAGACGGTGTGGTGGTGGTTACCAGTCGGCTGTCGGTCGAGATGGTGCAAAAGGCGGCCATGCTGGGCGCGCCGATCCTGTTGGCGATTTCCGCGCCAACCGCGCTAGCCATCCGCACGGCGCAGGCGGCGGGCATGACCCTGATCGGCATTGCCCGTGGCGATGATTTTGAAGTCTTTACCCATCCTGACCGCATAGTATCCGGGGTTTCCGCCGATGTCGCATGA
- a CDS encoding translocation/assembly module TamB domain-containing protein, with the protein MSALKTLFSGLGRILAYGLLVLAAMLIVALTLIGTTQFGSRFIGDFVASLVSKPNRIIAVDGISGLLDGHLRVDTITVSDANGAYGRIQDLSIDWSPLALMSRRFEASQIKAASVTLARKPLPTVETTAETSSSNGFSLPVDIRIERVSVPEIRLEQPLIGTAAKLALDGNVEAERGSEANQQAITSQLTVSRADLPQANLSAQLAYAPQQNRLDVNATLQEPKGGILANLLQLPDDPALAVTVKGGGPINDWKGSLTATLDGTPRLDITTTHKLAADGRHVAINGAGAFDSLLPVNLRDLFAGKTMIDIAARLSDDGALSVEKGSVETGSLSLAASGTYTPKGENSLHATLTGKNGPAAIRWPLDDSTLAAHVSGLTFSLTGAAEAAKLETTASVESLTLPQGTFGGIALTASAPAFNLSTRSGSIDTTLTVQQAQLTDATQARAIKAPLTLKAPIAISPQQITAQPLTIESPALGGSVTATYTLASKAVEAEYSLFARPEALPQAVTEKLVGTPGGTEQTNMVKLSGEARYSAGDGIVIPGFALETRLLNASGKLSFARQQLAATLSGTVTDLSILQANASGKAAFDLQANGPVSALQTNGTITIDAAKLAGRALTGFSMAAKADLTRGAPSATLTAQGALDGKPVRSNLNLTSKDGIISLPDLSLTVGDNSLKGALNFSRARLPSGSVDFDFPDLGLLAALGGQTASGDLKGSIRLDEANGKIAARIKANGTAIRQGTTTIAQPSVDVTTNDLQSLALQGMVKADRISTGSALVEQLALQFDRRGTRTDIDLSGRYDNAPLTGKALVQQDGNSIGIALQDFAVSPRGIPVTLARPTDITVENGTATIDTLTIKAGSGTIAVAGKAGAVLDMTAQIIALPASLANTVSANLGASGTLSGKITATGTTSAPKIAYDLRLDDASVTQMQAAGLPPLAIAASGTFAENRLSLDSRVTGGGGLNVTGGGSLSLEGDKPINMAFKANLPLSALQGLLTKQGLTAEGNANGDIRIGGTLSSPALSGTISTAKARLIDVKHNIALEQLAVDIALTGDQARINSATGRISAGGRVSATGTIDLKAQGLPSDLTIKLDNAIYIDGTLVTATVNGTMGLKGPLMDGPTLSGKLTLDKTSITIPSRLPGSIAQLDIKHKNAPADVRRQTAILNPEKTGDGSNSPVLLDLQIAAPSQIFVRGRGIDAELNGTVTIKGSIAAPQVSGGFTMQRGRMVILTKRLDFSSGKITFSGGLIPVVDFEATSTSGSTTLTAKVSGVATDPDISFSSAPALPQDEVLAQLIFGQSMAKLSPLQIAQLADAVGQLGGGNSTSLFNSLRSAVGVDDLDISTDSKGNTQFSAGKYLNDKTYLEFQQGSTGSKAVINLDVGRGFKLKGEAGASGSSGGGVFYEREY; encoded by the coding sequence CTTCAGCCTGCCGGTGGATATCCGTATCGAGCGGGTGTCCGTGCCGGAAATCCGGCTGGAACAACCGCTGATCGGCACTGCGGCCAAACTGGCTTTGGACGGCAATGTCGAGGCTGAACGAGGCAGTGAAGCGAACCAGCAAGCTATCACCTCGCAGCTGACAGTGAGCCGTGCAGATCTGCCGCAGGCAAACCTGTCGGCCCAGCTCGCCTACGCGCCGCAGCAGAACCGGCTGGATGTTAATGCCACCCTGCAGGAGCCGAAGGGCGGAATCCTCGCCAACCTGCTGCAATTGCCGGATGATCCGGCGCTTGCCGTCACGGTCAAGGGCGGCGGGCCAATCAACGATTGGAAAGGCTCGCTGACGGCAACGCTCGACGGTACACCGCGATTGGATATAACCACCACCCATAAACTGGCCGCGGACGGTCGGCACGTGGCTATCAATGGTGCCGGTGCCTTCGATAGCCTGTTGCCCGTCAATCTCCGCGACCTGTTTGCCGGCAAGACGATGATCGATATTGCCGCGCGCCTTTCCGATGACGGTGCCTTGAGCGTGGAAAAAGGCAGCGTCGAGACCGGCAGCCTGTCGCTTGCCGCCAGCGGCACCTATACGCCGAAAGGCGAAAATTCCCTTCATGCCACACTGACCGGCAAGAATGGCCCCGCCGCAATCCGTTGGCCGCTGGACGACAGCACCCTCGCCGCACACGTCTCCGGCCTGACATTCAGCCTGACCGGGGCTGCCGAAGCGGCAAAGCTTGAAACGACCGCGTCGGTGGAGAGCCTGACACTGCCGCAAGGCACGTTTGGCGGCATTGCCCTAACGGCAAGCGCCCCGGCTTTCAATCTGTCCACCCGTTCCGGCAGCATCGACACCACCTTGACCGTGCAGCAGGCGCAGCTGACGGACGCGACGCAGGCGCGTGCCATAAAGGCACCGCTGACCCTCAAGGCCCCGATTGCGATCAGCCCTCAGCAGATTACCGCCCAACCGCTCACCATCGAAAGCCCCGCGCTTGGCGGCAGCGTGACGGCCACCTATACCCTCGCCAGCAAGGCCGTGGAGGCGGAGTATTCACTGTTTGCCCGGCCTGAAGCACTGCCACAGGCCGTGACGGAAAAGCTGGTGGGAACGCCTGGTGGCACGGAGCAAACCAATATGGTGAAGCTTTCCGGCGAGGCACGCTATTCCGCAGGTGATGGAATTGTCATTCCCGGTTTTGCGCTGGAAACACGACTGCTGAATGCTTCGGGCAAACTGTCTTTTGCCAGACAGCAGCTCGCCGCCACTCTCTCGGGAACAGTCACTGATCTCAGCATCTTGCAGGCCAATGCATCGGGCAAGGCGGCGTTCGACCTCCAGGCCAATGGTCCTGTCAGTGCCTTGCAGACCAATGGCACGATCACCATCGACGCAGCAAAGCTTGCTGGCCGCGCCCTCACTGGTTTTTCCATGGCGGCGAAAGCCGACCTGACACGCGGCGCGCCTTCTGCGACGCTGACTGCGCAAGGCGCGCTGGATGGCAAGCCGGTGCGCTCCAACCTCAACCTCACTTCCAAAGACGGCATCATCTCCCTGCCGGATCTGAGTTTGACGGTGGGTGACAACAGCTTGAAGGGCGCCTTGAACTTTTCCCGTGCACGTCTTCCAAGCGGTTCTGTCGATTTTGACTTTCCCGATCTGGGCCTGCTGGCCGCCCTTGGCGGACAGACCGCATCGGGCGATCTGAAAGGCTCCATCAGACTGGATGAGGCCAATGGCAAGATTGCCGCCCGGATCAAGGCCAATGGCACCGCCATTCGCCAGGGCACTACAACAATCGCCCAGCCATCGGTCGATGTCACCACCAACGACCTCCAATCGCTGGCCTTGCAGGGCATGGTGAAGGCGGACCGGATCTCCACCGGCTCTGCTCTTGTGGAACAGTTGGCGCTTCAGTTCGACCGGAGAGGAACCCGCACCGATATCGACCTTTCGGGACGATACGACAATGCACCTTTGACCGGAAAAGCGCTGGTGCAGCAGGATGGCAATAGCATCGGCATTGCCCTGCAGGATTTTGCCGTCAGCCCACGCGGTATCCCAGTGACGCTGGCCCGGCCCACTGATATCACCGTGGAAAATGGCACGGCGACAATCGACACGCTGACCATCAAGGCCGGCAGCGGCACAATCGCGGTCGCTGGCAAGGCAGGCGCGGTTCTGGATATGACAGCGCAGATCATCGCGCTCCCCGCCTCGCTTGCCAATACAGTGTCTGCCAATCTGGGCGCTAGCGGCACACTTTCCGGTAAGATCACCGCCACCGGCACCACATCTGCCCCGAAGATCGCTTATGACCTGCGCCTCGATGATGCCAGCGTCACGCAGATGCAGGCCGCTGGCCTGCCGCCTCTGGCGATTGCAGCCTCCGGCACCTTTGCCGAAAACCGCCTGTCATTGGATAGCCGCGTGACCGGTGGCGGCGGCCTGAATGTCACGGGCGGCGGCTCGTTGTCCCTTGAAGGTGACAAGCCCATCAATATGGCATTCAAGGCCAATCTGCCGCTCAGCGCCTTGCAGGGCCTGTTGACCAAGCAAGGATTGACGGCGGAAGGCAATGCCAATGGCGATATCCGCATTGGCGGCACCCTGTCATCCCCGGCTTTATCCGGCACCATCAGCACGGCCAAGGCCCGGCTGATTGATGTGAAGCACAATATCGCTCTTGAGCAATTGGCCGTGGACATTGCCTTGACCGGCGATCAGGCCCGGATCAACTCCGCAACCGGCAGGATTTCCGCCGGAGGCAGGGTGTCGGCGACCGGCACGATCGACCTGAAAGCTCAGGGATTGCCCAGCGACCTTACAATCAAGCTCGACAACGCCATCTATATCGATGGTACGCTGGTCACCGCGACCGTCAACGGCACCATGGGGTTGAAAGGCCCCTTGATGGATGGACCGACCCTGTCCGGCAAGCTGACGCTCGACAAGACATCGATCACCATTCCCTCCCGGCTGCCGGGATCGATTGCCCAACTCGACATCAAGCACAAGAACGCCCCCGCCGACGTGCGCCGCCAGACGGCAATTCTCAATCCGGAGAAAACGGGGGACGGCAGCAACTCGCCGGTTCTGCTCGACCTGCAAATCGCGGCTCCCTCGCAAATCTTCGTGCGCGGACGCGGGATCGACGCCGAACTGAACGGCACAGTCACCATCAAGGGCAGTATCGCAGCACCGCAAGTCTCGGGCGGCTTCACCATGCAGCGGGGTCGGATGGTCATTCTGACCAAGAGGCTGGATTTCAGCTCAGGCAAAATTACCTTTAGCGGTGGCCTTATCCCGGTCGTCGACTTTGAGGCTACCAGCACATCAGGCAGCACGACGCTGACAGCCAAGGTGTCCGGCGTGGCGACCGACCCGGATATCAGCTTTTCCTCCGCCCCTGCCCTGCCGCAGGACGAGGTGCTGGCCCAGCTTATTTTCGGCCAGTCGATGGCGAAACTGTCGCCATTGCAAATTGCTCAATTGGCGGATGCCGTCGGTCAGTTGGGTGGTGGCAATTCGACATCGCTGTTCAACAGCCTTCGCAGCGCTGTTGGCGTCGACGATCTCGACATCAGCACCGATTCCAAAGGCAATACCCAGTTCAGTGCCGGAAAATATCTGAACGACAAAACCTATCTCGAATTCCAGCAGGGCAGCACCGGCAGCAAGGCCGTGATCAACCTGGATGTCGGTCGTGGCTTCAAGCTGAAAGGTGAAGCAGGCGCCAGTGGATCGAGCGGCGGCGGTGTGTTCTATGAGAGGGAATACTAG